In one Vulgatibacter incomptus genomic region, the following are encoded:
- the ileS gene encoding isoleucine--tRNA ligase, whose protein sequence is MRADSIASLKPFSPVRPDVQFPRQEDEILRHWDERRIFEQSLEQTAGAEPFNFYDGPPFATGLPHYGHILAGVLKDIVPRYWTMKGRHVTRRFGWDCHGLPVEYEINKSLGLESRKQILEHGVDRYNAACRGIVQRYSEEWKKTVRRVGRWVDMENGYFTMDVSFMQSVWWVFQQLWEKGLIYEGHKVVPYSVGLSTPLSNFEANLNYKQTQDPALTVTFPLLDEPETAILAWTTTPWTLPSNLGLAVGRTIDYVKVREKESGRQFILAATLLPSVFKDDAAEVLETFPGEKLLGRRYQPIFPFFADRAERGAFRVIHSDHVTTDSGTGVVHMAPAFGEDDYYACLREGIELVNPVDDDGTFTAEVAPWTGRKVKEADKEIIAELKKSGRLFKQDTILHSYPFCWRTDTPLIYRAVSSWFVAVEKIKDRIVAANQTTRWVPEHLRDGRFGNWLENARDWAISRNRFWGTPLPIWRNAEGEVICIGSREELERLSGEKIEDLHIDRIDSVRIPSPTGKSPLQRIEGVLDCWFESGSMPFAQWGYPYAHPEALEERFPADFIAEGLDQTRGWFYTLMVIGAALYDRAPFRNVIVNGLILAEDGKKMSKSLRNYPDPMEVLDKHGADALRLYLIDSPVVKAQELRFSEAGVRDVARKVLVRWWNSYSFFVNYANVDGFRPKVDAHDSPNVLDQWVLSRLHGLIETTNREMAAYRLYNVVPALLGFIEDLTNTYIRFNRPHFAQEGMPEDKRFAFETLYEVLHTLSVVMAPFAPFLAETTYQNLASVHPAGGKESVHLERFPEADTRLLRPELEEAVAAMVALVTLGRNQRDKIGVRAKIPLRSLRIVHREERVLENLRKFERYFQDELNVQSVEYDRHEDKFVQITAKANFPALGPRLGARMKTVAGAIARLQLDDILRLEHGETITVEGEPITAADVEIRRAPRGDRPNLAVHQVVSIELDPTVTPEQEREGLAREVIRNVQAARKSADFLLDDRIRVELRCDGLLRQAIEAHQEMIAAETLSVSLALVDDPAGDFRTEAEVDGQALQLAVARQPR, encoded by the coding sequence ATGCGTGCCGACTCCATCGCGTCCCTGAAGCCGTTCTCTCCCGTTCGACCCGACGTCCAGTTCCCCCGCCAGGAGGATGAGATCCTCAGGCATTGGGACGAGCGGCGCATTTTCGAACAGTCCCTCGAGCAGACGGCGGGCGCCGAGCCCTTCAACTTCTACGACGGCCCCCCCTTCGCGACCGGCCTCCCCCACTACGGCCACATCCTCGCCGGCGTCCTCAAGGACATCGTCCCCCGCTACTGGACGATGAAGGGGCGCCACGTGACCCGGCGCTTCGGCTGGGACTGCCACGGGCTGCCCGTCGAGTACGAGATCAACAAGAGCCTCGGCCTCGAGAGCCGCAAGCAGATCCTCGAGCACGGCGTGGACCGCTACAACGCCGCCTGCCGCGGCATCGTCCAGCGCTACTCGGAGGAGTGGAAGAAGACCGTGCGCCGCGTCGGCCGCTGGGTCGACATGGAGAACGGCTACTTCACCATGGACGTGAGCTTCATGCAGAGCGTCTGGTGGGTCTTCCAGCAGCTCTGGGAGAAGGGGCTGATCTACGAGGGGCACAAGGTGGTGCCCTACTCCGTGGGCCTCTCCACGCCGCTCTCCAACTTCGAGGCCAACCTCAACTACAAGCAGACGCAGGATCCCGCACTCACCGTGACGTTCCCGCTCCTCGACGAGCCGGAGACCGCGATCCTCGCCTGGACGACCACCCCCTGGACGCTCCCCAGCAACCTGGGCCTCGCCGTCGGCCGGACGATCGACTACGTCAAGGTCCGTGAGAAGGAATCGGGGCGTCAGTTCATCCTGGCCGCGACCCTCCTCCCCTCGGTCTTCAAGGACGACGCCGCCGAGGTCCTCGAGACCTTCCCCGGCGAGAAGCTCCTCGGCCGCAGGTACCAGCCGATCTTCCCCTTCTTCGCCGACCGGGCGGAGCGCGGCGCGTTCCGGGTGATCCACTCGGATCACGTGACCACCGACAGCGGCACCGGCGTCGTGCACATGGCGCCCGCCTTCGGCGAGGACGACTACTACGCCTGCCTCCGCGAGGGGATCGAGCTCGTCAACCCGGTGGACGACGACGGAACCTTCACGGCCGAGGTGGCGCCTTGGACCGGCCGGAAGGTCAAGGAAGCGGACAAGGAGATCATCGCCGAGCTGAAGAAGAGCGGCCGGCTCTTCAAGCAGGACACGATCCTCCACAGCTACCCCTTCTGCTGGCGCACCGACACGCCGCTGATCTACCGCGCCGTCTCGAGCTGGTTCGTCGCCGTCGAGAAGATCAAGGACCGGATCGTCGCCGCCAACCAGACCACCCGCTGGGTGCCCGAGCACCTGCGCGACGGCCGCTTCGGCAACTGGCTGGAGAACGCCCGGGACTGGGCGATCTCGCGCAACCGCTTCTGGGGTACGCCGCTGCCCATCTGGCGAAACGCCGAGGGCGAGGTGATCTGCATCGGCTCCCGCGAGGAGCTGGAGCGGCTCTCCGGCGAGAAGATCGAGGATCTCCACATTGACCGAATCGACTCGGTCCGGATCCCCTCTCCTACGGGCAAGAGCCCCCTCCAGCGGATCGAGGGCGTCCTCGACTGCTGGTTCGAGAGCGGATCGATGCCGTTCGCGCAGTGGGGCTATCCCTACGCGCATCCGGAGGCGCTGGAGGAGCGCTTCCCCGCCGACTTCATCGCCGAGGGCCTCGACCAGACCCGCGGTTGGTTCTACACGCTCATGGTCATCGGCGCGGCGCTCTACGATCGCGCGCCCTTCCGGAACGTGATCGTGAACGGGCTCATCCTCGCCGAGGACGGCAAGAAGATGAGCAAGAGCCTGCGCAACTACCCCGATCCGATGGAGGTGCTCGACAAGCACGGTGCCGACGCGCTGCGCCTGTACCTCATCGACTCGCCGGTGGTGAAGGCGCAGGAGCTCCGCTTCTCCGAGGCTGGTGTCCGCGACGTGGCGCGCAAGGTCCTCGTGCGCTGGTGGAACTCGTATTCCTTCTTCGTCAACTACGCCAACGTCGACGGCTTCCGCCCCAAGGTCGACGCCCACGACTCGCCCAACGTCCTCGACCAGTGGGTGCTCTCGCGGCTCCACGGGCTGATCGAGACCACGAACCGGGAGATGGCCGCCTACCGGCTCTACAACGTGGTGCCGGCGCTCCTCGGCTTCATCGAGGACCTGACCAACACCTACATCCGCTTCAACCGGCCCCACTTCGCCCAGGAGGGGATGCCGGAGGACAAGCGCTTCGCGTTCGAGACGCTCTACGAGGTGCTCCACACCCTGAGCGTGGTGATGGCGCCCTTCGCCCCCTTCCTCGCCGAGACCACCTACCAGAACCTCGCCTCCGTCCACCCCGCTGGCGGCAAGGAGAGCGTGCACCTGGAGCGCTTCCCCGAGGCGGACACCCGCCTGCTGCGGCCGGAGCTCGAGGAGGCGGTGGCGGCGATGGTGGCCCTGGTCACCCTGGGTCGCAACCAGCGCGACAAGATCGGCGTGCGCGCCAAGATCCCCCTTCGCTCCCTGCGCATCGTCCACCGGGAGGAGCGGGTCCTCGAGAACCTGCGCAAGTTCGAGCGCTACTTCCAGGACGAGCTCAACGTCCAGTCGGTGGAGTACGACCGCCACGAGGACAAGTTCGTGCAGATCACCGCCAAGGCCAACTTCCCTGCGCTGGGCCCCCGGCTGGGAGCGCGGATGAAGACGGTGGCCGGAGCGATCGCCCGGCTGCAGCTCGACGACATCCTCCGGCTGGAGCACGGCGAGACGATCACCGTCGAAGGCGAGCCGATCACGGCCGCCGACGTCGAGATCCGTCGGGCCCCGCGAGGCGACCGGCCGAACCTGGCCGTGCACCAGGTCGTCTCGATCGAGCTCGATCCCACCGTCACGCCCGAGCAGGAGCGGGAGGGCCTCGCCCGCGAGGTGATCCGGAACGTCCAGGCGGCCCGCAAGAGCGCCGACTTCCTCCTCGACGATCGGATCCGGGTGGAGCTCCGCTGCGACGGTCTGCTGCGGCAGGCGATCGAGGCCCACCAGGAGATGATCGCCGCCGAGACGCTCTCCGTCTCGTTGGCCCTCGTCGACGACCCCGCCGGCGACTTCCGCACCGAGGCAGAGGTCGACGGCCAGGCGCTCCAGCTCGCCGTCGCGCGTCAGCCGCGCTGA
- a CDS encoding GFA family protein: MYKGSCLCGAVRFELDCTPAPPDACHCTQCRKWSGHFFTSTDVPRIALQIEGNDNLTWFRSSEKVRRGFCSNCGSSLFWDPIEKDWIGVAMGAFEHPTDTSLRIHIHVADKGDYYDVADGLPQNEH; encoded by the coding sequence ATGTACAAGGGATCCTGCCTCTGCGGGGCCGTGCGTTTCGAGCTCGACTGTACTCCGGCCCCGCCCGACGCTTGCCACTGCACGCAGTGTCGCAAATGGTCGGGCCATTTCTTCACGTCGACCGACGTGCCCCGGATCGCACTCCAGATCGAGGGCAACGACAACCTGACGTGGTTCCGCTCCTCCGAGAAGGTGCGACGAGGGTTCTGCTCGAACTGCGGCTCTTCGCTCTTCTGGGATCCGATCGAGAAGGACTGGATCGGCGTGGCGATGGGCGCGTTCGAGCACCCCACCGACACGAGCCTGCGGATCCACATCCACGTGGCCGACAAGGGCGATTACTACGACGTCGCGGACGGCTTGCCTCAAAACGAGCACTGA
- a CDS encoding DUF302 domain-containing protein: MVDPHGLVTIASHHSVQETADRAEELIKSAGKKVFARIDHHAAARDVDLEMPPTQLLIFGDPRAGTPLMLASPTFAIDLPLKLLVWQGSDGRVRISFNSVVWLSTRHSGARSDDQLEAIDAALLTLAKKAAQ; the protein is encoded by the coding sequence ATGGTTGATCCACACGGTCTCGTCACCATCGCGAGCCATCATTCGGTCCAGGAGACAGCCGACCGTGCCGAGGAGTTGATCAAGTCTGCAGGCAAGAAGGTGTTCGCCCGCATCGATCATCACGCCGCCGCGAGGGACGTCGACCTGGAGATGCCACCGACGCAGCTCTTGATCTTCGGAGATCCACGCGCGGGGACGCCGCTCATGCTCGCTTCACCGACCTTCGCCATCGACCTGCCCCTCAAGCTCTTGGTCTGGCAGGGCTCGGACGGTCGCGTCAGGATCAGCTTCAACTCGGTCGTCTGGCTGAGCACTCGGCATAGTGGGGCAAGGAGCGACGATCAATTGGAGGCGATCGATGCCGCGCTACTTACGCTGGCCAAGAAGGCGGCGCAGTAG
- a CDS encoding TfoX/Sxy family protein gives MASRSDFVAYVLDQLEGLGPATSRAMFGGHGIYVEGAITGLVVDDILYLKVDDENRARFEARGSAPFSYEHKDTGKSVSMSYWRVPGEVLDDADALVEWARTSLEASLRSKKPAKAGAAKPAKPSAAKAAKAPAAKNAKSSAAKAPASKAKR, from the coding sequence ATGGCATCCCGATCCGACTTCGTCGCCTACGTGCTCGACCAGCTCGAGGGTCTTGGACCCGCAACCTCCCGCGCCATGTTCGGAGGCCACGGAATCTACGTGGAAGGAGCGATCACCGGGCTCGTCGTGGACGACATCCTCTACCTCAAGGTCGACGACGAGAACCGGGCCCGGTTCGAGGCCCGCGGAAGCGCCCCCTTCTCGTACGAGCACAAGGACACCGGGAAGTCGGTGTCGATGTCCTACTGGAGGGTCCCGGGAGAGGTGCTGGACGACGCCGACGCGCTTGTCGAGTGGGCCCGGACCTCGCTCGAGGCCTCGCTGCGGTCGAAGAAGCCCGCGAAGGCGGGCGCCGCCAAGCCTGCGAAGCCGAGCGCTGCCAAGGCCGCGAAGGCGCCGGCTGCCAAGAATGCGAAGTCGAGTGCCGCGAAGGCGCCCGCTTCCAAGGCGAAGCGCTAG
- a CDS encoding HdeD family acid-resistance protein, translated as MLETWVRNWRAITVRGVLAIAFGILEIVWPRMTLRVLVGILAAWIFANGILALVAGIGAAKRHGRSAYLIFEGILGMVAGVVVFVLPMVTAYAVVFVVGIWAVIAGFFQLAAALALRHHVTGEWLLGLSGVASIVLGILLFTHPSAGAVALGWLIAAYALVFGALLVAFGLWLRSRAVHRQVPA; from the coding sequence ATGCTCGAGACCTGGGTTCGAAATTGGCGGGCGATCACGGTACGCGGTGTCTTGGCCATCGCGTTCGGCATCCTCGAGATCGTCTGGCCGCGGATGACGCTGAGAGTACTCGTCGGGATCCTTGCCGCCTGGATCTTCGCGAACGGGATTCTGGCTCTCGTGGCCGGAATCGGAGCAGCCAAGCGGCACGGGCGGTCGGCGTATCTGATCTTCGAGGGGATCCTCGGGATGGTCGCCGGAGTGGTCGTGTTCGTCTTGCCGATGGTCACCGCCTATGCGGTCGTCTTCGTCGTCGGCATCTGGGCGGTCATCGCCGGATTCTTCCAGCTCGCCGCCGCGCTCGCCCTGCGGCACCACGTGACGGGCGAATGGCTCCTCGGTCTGTCCGGCGTGGCGTCCATCGTCCTCGGGATCCTGCTCTTCACCCACCCATCGGCCGGAGCGGTTGCGCTCGGCTGGTTGATCGCGGCGTACGCGCTGGTCTTCGGCGCCCTCCTGGTCGCCTTCGGCCTTTGGTTGCGGAGCCGCGCCGTACACCGGCAGGTCCCCGCGTAG
- a CDS encoding acyl-CoA dehydrogenase family protein: MAFFQTPPELGNQFLDDWVLRTYLERTLPAEVRAEIEPELLEMGELAGGDLFRLSLADRLSEPRLVQWDPWGNRIDRIELTPLWKRAARIAAERGLVATAYERRHGEWSRIHQQALVYLFEPSTEVYTCPLAMTDGAAKTLTVHRNQALLDRALPRLTSRDADRMWTSGQWMTERTGGSDVAISETLARRSPEGFRLHGTKWFTSATTSQMALALARPEGNPPGGAGLALFSIWSSGTRAEP, encoded by the coding sequence TTGGCCTTCTTCCAGACGCCGCCGGAGCTGGGCAACCAGTTCCTCGATGACTGGGTGCTCCGCACCTATCTCGAGCGGACGCTCCCCGCGGAGGTGCGAGCCGAGATCGAGCCCGAGCTCCTCGAGATGGGCGAGCTCGCCGGCGGCGACCTGTTCCGGCTGTCACTCGCGGACCGCCTCTCGGAGCCCCGGTTGGTGCAGTGGGACCCTTGGGGCAATCGGATCGACCGAATCGAGCTGACGCCGCTCTGGAAGCGGGCGGCGCGAATCGCTGCCGAGCGCGGCCTGGTCGCCACGGCGTACGAGCGCAGGCACGGAGAGTGGTCGCGCATCCACCAGCAGGCGCTCGTCTATCTCTTCGAGCCGTCGACCGAGGTCTACACCTGTCCGCTCGCGATGACCGACGGTGCGGCGAAGACGCTCACGGTCCATCGGAACCAGGCGCTCCTCGATCGGGCGCTGCCGCGCCTCACCAGCCGCGATGCCGACCGGATGTGGACCTCGGGCCAGTGGATGACGGAGCGCACCGGCGGATCGGACGTGGCGATCTCCGAGACCCTCGCGAGGCGCTCGCCCGAGGGCTTCCGGCTCCATGGGACCAAATGGTTCACCTCGGCGACCACGTCGCAGATGGCGCTCGCCCTCGCGCGCCCGGAAGGGAATCCGCCCGGGGGCGCCGGCCTCGCGCTCTTTTCTATCTGGAGCAGCGGGACGAGAGCGGAGCCCTGA
- a CDS encoding acyl-CoA dehydrogenase family protein, which yields MLPTAELTLDGALAIPVAGLDDGIKKMGPMLNVTRTWNAVCSVAGMRRAIALSLDYARKRVVFGAPLSEKALHVDTLAGLQAEQMGAFLLAFRVVELLGREEAGVADDHEVRLGRLLTPIAKLTTARQAVATASEALESFGGAGYVEDTGLPRLLRDAQVLSIWEGTTNVLSLDVLRVLGQGSGAFQAFESEIRHCLEKAESADAAREAKVALDAVAHAGRWLEAALAEGRDATEAGARRLALTLGRAMELARLVEHGAWLLEAKGDPRGIAAARRVARNGVDLIVDLHALDESRALVGDGALIRSGGDAHGMHIAHVERRR from the coding sequence ATGCTCCCGACGGCGGAGCTGACCCTCGACGGAGCGCTCGCGATCCCCGTCGCGGGTCTCGACGACGGCATCAAGAAGATGGGCCCGATGCTGAACGTGACCCGGACCTGGAACGCGGTCTGCTCCGTCGCCGGGATGCGGCGGGCCATCGCGCTCTCGCTGGACTACGCCCGCAAGCGCGTCGTCTTCGGCGCGCCCCTGTCGGAGAAGGCGCTCCACGTCGATACCCTCGCAGGCCTCCAGGCGGAGCAGATGGGCGCGTTCCTCCTGGCCTTTCGGGTCGTCGAGCTCCTCGGCCGGGAGGAGGCCGGCGTGGCCGACGATCACGAGGTTCGGCTCGGGCGCCTGCTGACCCCGATCGCGAAGCTGACCACGGCGCGTCAGGCGGTCGCCACCGCGAGCGAGGCCCTCGAGAGCTTCGGCGGCGCGGGCTACGTGGAGGACACGGGCCTGCCGCGCCTGCTCCGCGACGCCCAGGTTCTCTCGATCTGGGAAGGAACGACCAACGTCCTCTCGCTGGACGTGTTGCGAGTATTGGGGCAGGGGAGTGGCGCCTTTCAGGCGTTCGAATCCGAAATCCGACATTGTCTCGAAAAGGCCGAATCGGCGGACGCCGCACGCGAGGCAAAGGTCGCCCTCGACGCCGTCGCCCACGCGGGGCGCTGGCTCGAAGCCGCTCTCGCCGAAGGGCGCGATGCCACCGAAGCGGGGGCGCGCCGCCTCGCGCTGACCCTGGGCAGGGCGATGGAGCTCGCGCGGCTCGTCGAGCACGGCGCGTGGCTCCTGGAGGCCAAGGGCGATCCCCGCGGAATCGCGGCGGCGCGGCGCGTCGCTCGCAACGGGGTAGACCTGATCGTCGACCTGCACGCGCTGGACGAGTCACGCGCGCTGGTCGGCGACGGGGCTCTCATCCGGAGCGGAGGAGATGCGCACGGCATGCACATCGCCCACGTTGAACGGCGGAGGTGA
- a CDS encoding polysaccharide deacetylase family protein, with the protein MLMTKSRSAVQGALATAKRWAGAQYCTAAGRARRNKEELYRGAGGLRVLTFHETAPAHMRELARIVDWCRRNLALATPADADALFQGEWPYGAEERVLLTFDDGFESNFQAAEWLAREGIRATFFIVPSLVDRTLEEFLEFHDRRGVRAFPMLSRHWLRGLSSTQVREMMSMGHRIGAHNYSHRDLGSMVEGEDFGYEILNSLDAVSELTGEPCLDFATSFGQPENVSDEAIDFLQAHCPRVYSCHRGLNVPGVTPRFLLRHAWESHHPFSFTKACLDGSVDHVLMDRAREMVRRTGLLGEPSTIMVPSIPELVAEAG; encoded by the coding sequence ATGCTGATGACCAAAAGTCGTTCAGCGGTACAGGGTGCGCTGGCGACGGCGAAAAGGTGGGCGGGAGCGCAGTACTGTACCGCGGCGGGTCGTGCCCGTCGGAACAAGGAGGAGCTCTATCGGGGGGCTGGGGGACTGCGGGTCCTGACATTCCACGAGACCGCCCCCGCCCACATGCGCGAGCTCGCGCGCATCGTCGACTGGTGCCGCAGGAACCTCGCCCTCGCGACCCCTGCCGACGCCGATGCATTGTTCCAGGGGGAATGGCCCTACGGTGCCGAGGAACGCGTCCTCCTGACGTTCGACGACGGCTTTGAGAGCAACTTCCAGGCCGCCGAGTGGCTGGCGAGAGAGGGTATCCGGGCGACGTTCTTCATCGTTCCCTCCCTGGTCGATCGGACCCTGGAGGAGTTCCTCGAGTTCCACGACAGGCGCGGCGTGCGCGCGTTCCCGATGCTCTCGCGTCACTGGCTGCGGGGGCTCTCGTCGACCCAGGTTCGTGAGATGATGTCGATGGGTCACCGGATTGGTGCGCACAACTATTCACATCGCGACCTGGGCTCGATGGTGGAGGGGGAAGACTTCGGGTACGAGATCCTGAATTCGCTCGACGCGGTATCCGAGCTCACGGGAGAGCCTTGTCTCGATTTCGCTACCTCGTTCGGGCAGCCCGAGAACGTATCGGACGAAGCGATCGACTTCTTGCAAGCCCATTGCCCCCGTGTGTATTCGTGTCATCGAGGGCTCAACGTCCCGGGCGTGACGCCTCGTTTCCTGCTTCGCCATGCCTGGGAAAGTCATCATCCCTTTTCCTTCACGAAGGCATGTCTGGACGGCAGCGTCGATCACGTCTTGATGGATCGGGCACGAGAGATGGTACGCCGGACAGGGCTGTTGGGTGAGCCCTCCACGATCATGGTTCCGTCGATTCCGGAGCTGGTCGCGGAAGCTGGCTGA
- a CDS encoding sensor histidine kinase — protein MRRSPSLRNAYLILGAGFSCLALLLTAALVISVVWLAELSANLRRTIGGDRAAMEIEFQLIRAGRSHQIFRETGDPRWKQDADESEARLVEELDRARSLPKSPEAAEAFARLDATVEALRRNVLDAPPGQGVARRRDFLVADADAKNYLDVIEANADTTLDHAEAWSRIAIILAAFTVLVVFLSLALVTLFARRVIYYPIVRLRHGLEGHARDQSIRVPEAGPIEVQAIGADVNRLFDRLAAQRDHQLTFLASVAHDLRNPMTALRTSAQLAERRAETDGQRRQAERLMRQIDRMNRLVEDLLDVSRIEAGRFELDFATTDLREVVRDTCDLYEEVSEIHEVRCSVPDRPVCVSADATRISQVLGNLVSNAIKYSPEGGPVDVRLMTTDRWAILEVEDRGLGIPEEDRAAVFEAFRRSKAAEEGIPGVGLGLSVALRLVRAHHGEIEVESDVGVGSTFRVRLPLADAEASA, from the coding sequence ATGCGCCGATCGCCGAGCCTCCGAAACGCCTACCTGATCCTCGGGGCCGGCTTCTCCTGCCTGGCGCTCCTGCTGACCGCCGCGCTCGTGATCTCGGTGGTCTGGCTGGCGGAGCTATCCGCGAACCTGCGTCGGACCATCGGCGGGGATCGAGCCGCAATGGAAATCGAATTCCAGCTCATCCGGGCCGGCCGATCGCACCAGATCTTCAGGGAGACGGGGGATCCGAGGTGGAAGCAAGACGCGGACGAGTCCGAGGCCCGGCTCGTCGAGGAGCTGGACCGCGCTCGCAGCCTCCCCAAGAGTCCCGAGGCCGCAGAAGCCTTCGCCCGACTCGACGCCACGGTGGAGGCGCTTCGGCGCAACGTGCTGGATGCCCCTCCCGGGCAAGGAGTCGCCCGCCGCCGGGACTTTCTCGTCGCGGACGCCGACGCCAAAAACTATCTGGACGTCATCGAGGCGAATGCCGACACCACTCTCGACCATGCAGAGGCCTGGAGTCGGATCGCCATCATCCTCGCCGCGTTCACGGTCCTCGTCGTCTTCCTGAGCCTTGCGCTCGTGACCTTGTTCGCTCGGCGCGTGATCTACTACCCCATCGTCCGCCTTCGCCATGGACTGGAGGGACACGCGAGGGATCAGAGCATTCGGGTTCCCGAGGCCGGCCCGATCGAGGTCCAGGCGATCGGCGCCGACGTGAACCGCCTCTTCGACCGGCTCGCCGCCCAGCGGGACCACCAGCTCACCTTCCTCGCGAGCGTGGCCCACGACCTCCGGAACCCGATGACCGCCCTGCGTACCTCGGCGCAGCTCGCCGAGCGCCGGGCGGAGACCGATGGCCAGCGGCGGCAAGCCGAGCGGCTGATGCGGCAGATCGATCGGATGAACCGGCTCGTGGAGGACCTCCTCGACGTCAGCCGGATCGAGGCCGGACGCTTCGAGCTCGACTTCGCGACGACGGACCTGCGCGAGGTTGTCCGGGACACCTGCGACCTCTACGAGGAGGTCTCCGAGATCCACGAGGTCCGCTGCTCAGTCCCGGATCGGCCGGTCTGCGTGTCCGCCGACGCCACGAGAATCTCGCAGGTGCTCGGCAACCTCGTCTCCAACGCGATCAAGTACTCGCCCGAAGGAGGCCCGGTCGACGTCCGGCTCATGACCACCGACCGCTGGGCCATCCTCGAGGTGGAGGATCGGGGTCTGGGAATACCGGAAGAGGATCGGGCCGCCGTCTTCGAGGCGTTCCGCCGCAGCAAGGCCGCCGAGGAAGGGATCCCCGGAGTGGGTCTCGGGCTCTCCGTGGCGCTGCGCCTGGTGCGCGCCCACCACGGAGAGATCGAGGTCGAGAGCGACGTCGGCGTGGGCTCGACCTTCCGCGTGCGCTTGCCTCTCGCGGATGCAGAGGCAAGCGCCTGA
- a CDS encoding EamA family transporter, with the protein MSRKPLPIPPIPLLLISAASVQGGAALAKELFPALGPAGASGLRLLFASVVLLAVFRPALWRLGRAGWKAVIPYGLALGGMNLTFYEALNRIPLGLAVTLEFVGPLGVALFGSRRATDFLWAALAGVGIVLIAPWQATEGSLDPVGVALALVAGGCWAVYIVAGGRLSRLLSEGESVTAGMLVATAVVLPFALAGGTVARMTPGIAGLGLVVAILSSALPYSLEMFALKALPSRTFGILMSLEPLIATLVGLVFLGEQLEPQHWIAMACISGASAGAALAARPKAEPAGA; encoded by the coding sequence ATGAGCCGCAAACCCCTTCCGATTCCGCCGATCCCGTTGCTCCTGATCTCCGCCGCCAGCGTCCAAGGGGGCGCTGCCCTGGCCAAGGAGCTCTTTCCAGCCCTGGGGCCCGCAGGCGCCTCGGGCTTGCGGCTCCTCTTCGCGTCGGTTGTGCTGCTGGCGGTCTTCCGGCCCGCGCTCTGGCGATTGGGCCGGGCAGGGTGGAAGGCGGTGATCCCCTACGGCCTCGCCCTGGGCGGCATGAACCTCACCTTCTACGAGGCGCTCAACCGGATCCCTCTGGGCCTGGCGGTGACGCTCGAGTTCGTCGGGCCCCTAGGCGTGGCGCTCTTCGGCTCGCGCAGGGCCACGGACTTCCTCTGGGCGGCGCTCGCGGGCGTTGGGATCGTGCTGATCGCGCCCTGGCAGGCGACGGAGGGCTCCCTCGATCCGGTGGGGGTCGCGCTCGCGCTCGTCGCGGGCGGCTGCTGGGCGGTCTACATCGTCGCCGGCGGCCGTTTGTCCCGGCTGCTCTCGGAAGGTGAGAGCGTCACGGCGGGCATGCTGGTCGCGACCGCGGTGGTCTTGCCGTTCGCCCTGGCCGGAGGCACGGTGGCGAGGATGACTCCCGGGATCGCCGGCCTGGGCCTCGTCGTCGCGATCCTCTCGAGCGCGCTTCCCTACAGCCTGGAGATGTTTGCGCTCAAGGCGCTGCCAAGCCGCACCTTCGGCATCCTAATGAGCCTCGAGCCCTTGATCGCCACGCTGGTGGGCCTGGTCTTCCTCGGCGAGCAGCTGGAGCCGCAGCACTGGATCGCCATGGCCTGCATCAGCGGCGCGTCGGCCGGCGCGGCGCTCGCGGCGCGGCCGAAGGCGGAGCCTGCCGGGGCCTGA